CAGTCCACAAGACCCGCACAACTGCCAATAAAAAATGGCAAGGAAACCCATGATGGATTGCAGATACCCACTGCCAATTGAACTGCTGGTAACAACAAGCAGGAGGCAACCCTAAGATGACTTCCTGAGTCATAAATAAGGAGATAATGTCAAAATAAATGACTTCAAGATGGAAAGAGAAAAGGTACCAGATGAAGCTTATTCTTCGTAAAAATAGACATTACTGAACCAGATGAACACATGATGAGAAACTGATATGGTAGGAAGTATTTGGAAAAGTCGTCTGGGACTAGTACATAAATAACAAACCTAGATGTTCGAAAATTCCTGAGAAGGGGGACCACCATGTGTCCCGCCATCGAGCGAAACCGAATCTACTACTATATATGTCAGCTAAAGCAACTAGTGATGTTAGTAGTTGTAAAGCCAAGAAATACATAACAGTGGGGTTTCTCCAAGAGTTTAATCTGCAGAAGCCAACAAAAGAGCGTATCAACTAAAAGaagtaaataagtaaaaaaaggCAGTAAGATGTAAAAAATNGGATAGCAcagaagcaagcaagcaagGCTATCTCCAAGAAGTCCCAGGAGCTTTCAGACCTAAGGAGACCTGCAAGAATTCATTCAGAGATTTTTAAGTGAGAATTATTCCCTAGTCGCTTCTGATCCAAAATCACCTAGCAGCTAACTTTCGAAAGGAACCTGATGATACGTGAATTTATCCTATAAGGCTATAACTTGAATTATACTGAAAAACAATAGCGTACCTAACTGAAATAGAATTTCCTTGCTCACAGAGCCTTTCTGCTTTAAGGAGTTCGACACCAGGTCGATCTCAAGAATGTACAAAAGTGCAAAATGAACTTCGCATAGTAGAATCAAGGACTTGCGTATCTTTCTGTTGATGTTATGGCTCAACAGATACATAAGGAAGAATATAACTGAAAAAATAAGTCCATTAAGATACACTATCATGAACAATATTTTTCGCAAACACCCAGATACATGAAAAAGCAAATGGGAGGGGGATTAACATACCATACACAGCATGGAAAAACCCAGGTTTCATGGCAATGAGGAAAATCAGTGCAAGCATAATAGCCCGCGAGCATTTCCGCAATCCCCAAGCAATGGTGGCGACGACCAGTACCTTTGTTTCTTCATCAGCTGTGATTgataataactcagccgttaagaaCAGTTCTTAAATTGAATAAATAGCAGAAGACTGAAATTGCCACCTAAAAATAAACACGAAATAGCCAGTCTTAAGCTTTTCACCTTCAAAATGGCACAGTACATAAATATTTTCCATGATTATTCTAtatcaaaaacattttgaaatatattttggatagtGTGGTAACTCTTAAATTGTCCTGGATGTTTCAGGTAACATGATGCAGAAAAGATGATAGGCTGATCGTGATATACAAGTACTCCCCATTTTTCTTAGGTTCTGAAAAAAGTGGAAGTTGGAAAACATCAGATAACTTGCTTTGCAGAACTGTATGTGAGACCATTACCTTCAGCGTAAGATCTATCATTGGAAGTTCTGGAGCTCTCTTCAGACAGGTACAGAAAAACAGAATTGTTAACAAGATTACCCAACGCAACCAACATTCCCAAACCAAACTGTGCAAGCAAAAAGAATCCAGGTATAGTGTAATGCCAAAGTCCGACCATCTCCCAAATTTTCATGTCCTGTATATTTTATGACACCAGTTGTTAATTTCCATTTTAGTTCTTTTAAGGTAGCTAAAAAAATTGCACATAGAGAAGGTATTACCTTTCCAACCTTAGTGTTCAGAAAAGAAAATGCCACATTGAATATGTACGTACTAACAGCCCATAAGAGTATAAATACGAGAAGAAGGCCATTTAATCTGTGCAACCGGAACAATGACGGGAAGGCATAGATAATGTAGCCAACATATGCAAGGAGGCCAAAAGCACACAAGCTCGCAAAGTGAAAACTCCAGAACGAAAGAGCAAATAGGGAGACCTGGAAATCATGAACgcaaataaaaaacagagtgtgAGTTTCTGACACAATACGTTGCTTTAGCTGATACATACACTTTGATACCAGAANCAAGCATAATAGCCCGCGAGCATTTCCGCAATCCCCAAGCAATGGTGGCGACGACCAGTACCTTTGTTTCTTCATCAGCTGTGATTgataataactcagccgttaagaaCAGTTCTTAAATTGAATAAATAGCAGAAGACTGAAATTGCCACCTAAAAATAAACACGAAATAGCCAGTCTTAAGCTTTTCACCTTCAAAATGGCACAGTACATAAATATTTTCCATGATTATTCTAtatcaaaaacattttgaaatatattttggatagtGTGGTAACTCTTAAATTGTCCTGGATGTTTCAGGTAACATGATGCAGAAAAGATGATAGGCTGATCGTGATATACAAGTACTCCCCATTTTTCTTAGGTTCTGAAAAAAGTGGAAGTTGGAAAACATCAGATAACTTGCTTTGCAGAACTGTATGTGAGACCATTACCTTCAGCGTAAGATCTATCATTGGAAGTTCTGGAGCTCTCTTCAGACAGGTACAGAAAAACAGAATTGTTAACAAGATTACCCAACGCAACCAACATTCCCAAACCAAACTGTGCAAGCAAAAAGAATCCAGGTATAGTGTAATGCCAAAGTCCGACCATCTCCCAAATTTTCATGTCCTGTATATTTTATGACACCAGTTGTTAATTTCCATTTTAGTTCTTTTAAGGTAGCTAAAAAAATTGCACATAGAGAAGGTATTACCTTTCCAACCTTAGTGTTCAGAAAAGAAAATGCCACATTGAATATGTACGTACTAACAGCCCATAAGAGTATAAATACGAGAAGAAGGCCATTTAATCTGTGCAACCGGAACAATGACGGGAAGGCATAGATAATGTAGCCAACATATGCAAGGAGGCCAAAAGCACACAAGCTCGCAAAGTGAAAACTCCAGAACGAAAGAGCAAATAGGGAGACCTGTAAATCATGAACgcaaataaaaaacagagtgtgAGTTTCTGACACAATACGTTACTTTAGCTGATACATACACTTTGATAccagaaatacaaatatataccGGAAAACCATATGTGAAGAAATTAATACTGAAAGTCTTGAACACAGCTCCCCTCAGTAAAACATTGGTGTGCCTTACACCGGCCCTGAAAATTTGGAAGAAATTAACACATTAAGTTGAGTGTGGGTACTACACATCTAAAATGACTAATCTTGTAAATCCCAGCCAAGAGAACATCCGTTAGAACgtgtaaactaattaatatcagtaagaaaaaatttaaacagACAAATTAAAACTTCTTATAAAACACTGAAATACTGGGTCAAACACCACAACAGCTCCCAGTACgaaacaaaaatctatatagAATACCTTGATTCTCGAATAAAAAACGAATATTTTGGAGGAAGAAGCCGCTCTGCCAAGTTATTTTCACTTGTGGACATGATAAAGTCCATATCCTCAAGGTCTGACCTCACATATGATAGCTGCAATAGCAGAAAAGACAGTCATGCCATACTATTACAGATATATTGATATAATAAGGTGTTCATACACAACACCCGAAGCACGCTTACCACATATTGACAGTTGTTTTTAAGAAACAGTTCATTAATATAATCATGTTACAATTGTATGAGAGCAAAACAGAAAGCAAAAGACTAACGATGATGTAGAACAagacaaaaagcaaaaagacaTACCATGATGTAGAATGACACGAGGAAAAGACCAGAACAAATATCAGGGCCCTCAGTTTCCACAGAGATTCTGAATACACCTATAAAACTTGCTATCCATCGAATCATATCTGAAAAGTTTATTGGTAGTTGATAAAGGTACAGCAGGACAATGTTGCACCCTGCGTAAATATAAAGAACTCTCCACCAccttaacaaacaaaaaatgaccAAATTTCAGAGAATCAGGGTTGGAAAGTGCAAACTTTGCATAATAATCGATAATCTATCCACCTGAAAAGTCCTGAAACGTTGCTTGTCAAGGACCAGTCCACAAGACCCGCACAACTGCCAATAAAAAATGGCAAGGAAACCCATGATGGATTGCAGATACCCACTGCCAATTGAACTGCTGGTAAC
The sequence above is drawn from the Camelina sativa cultivar DH55 chromosome 4, Cs, whole genome shotgun sequence genome and encodes:
- the LOC104784469 gene encoding piezo-type mechanosensitive ion channel homolog; this translates as MASFLVGFLLPSLLLAAALINWSVISFVDLIAFLLVHYIAPEIGYRFQRRHWLLWPIFIFSFAVFLAQLVYLLIWAAVGQDWDTAETGWMRLLGFMILNSWRNPTVMYFLALQLLTSLVALADIYSSRFGFARWRDTWWSPFSGIFEHLGSHLRVASCLLLPAVQLAVGICNPSWVSLPFFIGSCAGLVDWSLTSNVSGLFRWWRVLYIYAGCNIVLLYLYQLPINFSDMIRWIASFIGVFRISVETEGPDICSGLFLVSFYIMLSYVRSDLEDMDFIMSTSENNLAERLLPPKYSFFIRESRAGVRHTNVLLRGAVFKTFSINFFTYGFPVSLFALSFWSFHFASLCAFGLLAYVGYIIYAFPSLFRLHRLNGLLLVFILLWAVSTYIFNVAFSFLNTKVGKDMKIWEMVGLWHYTIPGFFLLAQFGLGMLVALGNLVNNSVFLYLSEESSRTSNDRSYAEADEETKVLVVATIAWGLRKCSRAIMLALIFLIAMKPGFFHAVYVIFFLMYLLSHNINRKIRKSLILLCEVHFALLYILEIDLVSNSLKQKGSVSKEILFQLGLLRSESSWDFLEIALLACFCAIXFFTSYCLFLLIYFF